The sequence CTCCATATGCAGAGCTTATCATGCAGGCCCTTCCCGAACGCTTCCGTCAGAGGGTTGTCGATCTTGCCGGAAAGTGCGCGCTCATGCAGAGTGCGGCTGTGCTGGAGTGTTCAGATGCCGTGCTTACGAACGATACCGGTCTTATGCATATGGCTTCGGCATTCGGGAAAAAACTGTTCGTGCTTTTCGGTTCATCGGTTGCAGCGTTCGGCTTCCTGCCCTACCATACCAAGTTCGAACTGTTCGAGGTTTCAGGGTTGCGATGCAGGCCCTGTTCGCATATCGGGAGAGACCGATGTCCGGAAGGGCATTTCCGCTGTATGAACGATATCGATGAAGGTGTCGTTTCGGGAAAAATAATTGACTATTTCAATACGCTTCGATCATGAAAATCGCATCATGGAATATCAACGGTATCCGTGCCAGAAATGCGTCGCTTGAGGCATGGATTTTACGGAATCAGCCTGATATTCTGCTGCTTCAGGAGGTAAAGGCTCATGAAGAGGATATTCCCCCGGCAATCAGTGATCTTGATGCGTACCGTAAGTTCTGGAATGGTTCGACTGTCCGAAAGGGGTACAGCGGAACCGGTATCCTGCTGCGCGATAGTTGCAAGGTGGATGATGTCGTCTGGGAAGTGCCCGATTTCGATATTGAAAATCGTACGGGAGTTCTGCACACTACGCATTTTACGCTTATCGGCACGTATGTGCCCAGAGGGGAAAGTGATGAACACTATCGGATAAAGCTTGATTACCTTGAATCACTCCGGCGTTATATCTGCTCTCTGCTTGATTCGGGGCGGCAGGTTATTCTTGCCGGCGATATGAATATCGCACACCGCGACATAGACGTGCACCGTTCGCAGAACAAGCCGGGGGCTGTAGGACTCAGGCCGGAGGAGCGTGCTGCCATCGACGCCCAGATTGCATCCGGACTTCAGGATATCATGAGGAGTATGCATCCTGACGCTGCCGATCTTTTCACCTGGTGGCCATACTGGAAACCCGCCCGAGAACGCAATCTCGGATGGAGGATAGACTGCTTCTATCTTTCCTCGGAACTTGCCGCAAAAGTGACGGTCGCCTCAGTCGATCTTGAGGAAAAAAGCTCCGATCATGCGCCGGTAATTCTGGAACTGTCTCTTCAGGATACCCATTGAGTGCTTCCGGCAGACTCTGTTGCGCAGGATAGCTTACCCTCGAAACCTGTGCGTCCGGAGCCGTTCAAGGGCTCCGAAACAAATCCTTACTGCTCGATTTTAACCGTTGGAAAAGTGCGGCCAATGCCTTACCTTTAAGGTTCAAATTTGCAGGTGGTGATTGTCATTTTTCCGAAATGATGATGCCGAGGGGAACGGTCTGCGCAATGCCGTTTTCCCGCCATTCTTGCAAGCAACTGAAGAGCTAACATTATCAGACTTTGCGCTATGGAAAAAACAAAACTTTATGAATGCACGGTCATCATTGACGGCGGGCTTCAGGACGAAGCAATCGCTGCTGCAATGGAGATGGTGCAGAAGGTCATTACCGAAAAAGGCGGAAGCATCAGCAGCGTCCTCGAGGTAGGCAGAAGAAAAACGGCATATCCGATCAACAAGAAGACGATCGGTTATTATGCCCATATCGAATTTACCGCTGCGGCACCGGTTATCGGTGCAATTGAAAAGGTTCTCCGTTACGAAGAAGATCTTCTCCGTTATCTTATTATTCACCTGACAAGCGCACTTCTTGAAATGCGCAAGAGAGTTGAAAAGTATAGTGTTGTTATTGGAAGTCCGGAAGATACAGCCGCAGCAGAGTCGGATGACTCCGGAAAAGATGCGAAATGACGGCCAGGTTACGTGGACATGCAGGCAGGAACTGATTTCAATGGAGAATAAAACGGAGAAGATGCTATGGCTGAATTAAAAATGCCTGAGATCAACAGCGTAATCATTGCGGGTAATCTGACAAAGGATCCTGTATTCAGGCAGACTAATTCAGGTGGAACACCTGTCGTTAATTTTTCAATCGCATGCAACAGACGGTTTCGCGACAGCAATCACCAGTGGCAGGAAGATGTATGCTATGTAGGTATCGTTGCGTGGAACAAGCTTGCCGAAAGCTGCCGGGATAACCTGAAGAAAAGTTCTGCAGTGCTTGTCGATGGTGAATTGCAGAGCCGCACATGGAAGGCCCAGGATGGATCGTCCAGAACAGTTGTCGAAATCAAGGCCAGAAGAATCCAGTTCCTCAACAAGAGGAAGAAGAACGGCGAAGAGGATATTGAAGGCTTTATCGAGGATGATTGTCAGGAAATTCACCATGAGGACATCAGCGATGATGATCCGGGACACATCTACGAATATAAATATCTTTCTTCCGACTGATGAGGGGAGATAAGCAACATTTTCTGAAGAAACACTTATGAGACAAAAACCAACACATGTACAGGGAAACAAATCGTTAGGAAACGCTTTGGCTTCCAAAAAGAAAGTATCAAAAAATCAGGTCGTATTTTTTGACTACCGGGATGAACGCAAACTGAAACGCTTTATCAACGATCAGGGTAAAATCATTCCCCGCCGCATCACAGGGCTTTCGGCAAAAGATCAGAACCTGTTGACCCATTCCGTGAAATGGGCAAGGTTTCTTGCTGTAATCCCCTATGTTGCTGACGAATACAAATAAACAATTTTGCAATCTATCGAAACGAGGAAGCTAAGCAGTGAAAATCATTTTAAGAAAAGATGTGGCTGCCCTTGGTGATGCAGGCGATGTTGTTGCTGTAAAGAACGGTTATGCGAACAACTACCTGATCCCTCAGGGAATGGCTATAAGAGCGACGGAAGGGACGCTCAAAGCGCTTGAGACTGAAAAGAAGCAACAGGCGAAAAAAATAGAACAGCAGAGGAAGAACGCCCGTGATCTTGCACAGAAGATCGAGCAGATGACCCTTAAGGTTTATGCGAAGGCCGGCGAATCGGGCAAGCTTTTCGGTACGGTTACTTCTGCCGATATCGCTGAGGCACTGAGTGCCCAGGGTGTTGAGATCGATCGCCGGAAGATCACCCTCGAAGCACCGGTTAAACTTCTCGGTAAATACGAGGCAGATGCCAAGCTGTTTATGGATGTTACCGTAAAGGTCAATTTCGAGGTCGAAGCCGAATCTTCCGCTTCCTGATCCGTATTTCCGATCGGTTATATTGAAAAATAAGCTCCATGGTACCGTGTTGTCATGGAGCTTATTTCGTTGCCGGCTTTGGAAATTCCTTATTCCTGCTGTAGAATATATATGACGATGTTCCATTGTTACGATCTGTCGTCCAGTAAGCAGTACCATTGAACTCAAAAAAGAGGGAAGCCGCTATGATCCAGACACTATTGCAGGAGAAATACCCTATCTATACGCTTGAGCTTGATAAGGCAGAAACGAGCTGCAAAACGGTAGATGATATTCTGGCCCGTTATAAAGAGAGGATCGACGCTAATCCGATGATCAGGTATATCGGTGTTTTTGATCATTATGCGCATACATCTTCACTTGCCGAAGGGGTTATAGCTCCCGGTATCAGGGATGCAAAGAATATCCTGTTCTGTTTCGGAAAAGAGCTGCCGCATCCCGGAGTGCTTGCGGTTCGCCCCCGTTCAATTGGTGTGGTTGAACTCGAGAACTCGTTCGTTATCACCTTTCTTGAGGCGCCTAATCCTGCCGCCAACGAAGCGATGGAATCCTGGACAAAGCAGCTTAAAGATATAAAAGATATATAGAATCCTGCCGAAGGGTTTGCTCATTACGTTTCACAAGCTGAAAAGCCTCCGGAGTTGTTCTGCGGAGGCTTTTCAGCTTGTGAAAAAACAGGTCGGGGTACATTTCCCGCCGAATTGAAGCCGTTCTCAAGCGTTCAGGCCGGGAACTGGCGAAGCATGCGGATATCGTTTTCGAAAAGAAGGCGAATATCGTCTATTTTATAACGGAGCAGTACCGTCCGGTCAACACCCATGCCGAAAGCGTAACCGGACCAGACTTCAGGATCGATACCGCAGTCGCGCATGACGTTCGGATGTACCATGCCGCAACCCATTATTTCCAGCCATCCCGATTTCTTGCAGACGCGGCACCCTTTTCCCCCACAGAGGTAGCAGGTTACATCGACCTCGGCAGAGGGTTCGGTAAAGGGGAAAAAGCTCGGTCTGAAACGGAGTTTAACATCTTTGCCGAACATCTGTCGGGCAAATGAAAAGATCGTGGCTTTCAGATCGGCAAAAGAGACATTTTTATCGATATAGAGCCCTTCAAGCTGATGGAAGACGCAATAGCTCCGGGAGCTGATGGCTTCGTTTCGATAGACTTTACCGGGGCAGATGACGCGTATGGGCGGAGGGTTGTCGAGCATGACCCTTACCTGTACAGGCGAGGTGTGGGTTCTCAGCAGCACATCGCCGGAAGGGTTGCCCCTTGTGATAAAAAAGGTATCCTGCATATCACGAGCGGGATGGTCAGGCGGAAAGTTCAGCAGGTCGAAGTTATACCGGTCGAGCTCAAGTTCCGGTCCGGTTGCAATGCTGAAGCCCATTGCGTGAAAGATCTGCTTCATGTCGCCCAGTACCTTCTGCACTGGATGTTCGCTGCCGGTGTAATGCCGTCTTCCCGGCAGGGTAAGATCAAGAGCGGGAGCTTTTCGGGCGGCTTGTGCCGAGAAGACAGCTTCTGCTGCCGTCTGCTTTTCGTCGGCATTTTTTTTGAGCGTATTGAGCAGTTGGCCTATTCGTGGCCGTTCATCCGGAGCAACCGTTTTAAGCTGTCCGAAAAGATCGGCAATGAGGCCTTTGCGAACAGTATATTTAAGTCTGAACGCTTCGAGATCCTTATTGCTTTGGATCCCGAAGTCAGATATTTCCTGCTGCAGACTGCGAATGGCTTCTTCCATGAAAAGCGGGGTAATGCTTAATCGATTACTGATTTGACAATCTGTGTAAATGCAGCCGGATCTTTCACGGCAATTTCCGCCAGAACCTTGCGGTCGATCTCGACGCTTTTCTTGCTCATGGCATCGACAAGTCTTGAATACGTTGTACCGTTGAGACGAGCCGCGGCATTGATACGCATGATCCACAGAGAGCGGAAGGTGCGTTTTTTAGCCCTGCGGTCGCGGTAGGCGTACTGCTCGGCTTTATCAACGGCATGTTTGACGACGGTCAGAATATTTCCGCGTGATCCCCAGAATCCTTTTGCTTTCTTGAGAATTCTTTTTCTCCGTGCGCGTGAAGCGACGGCATTATTTGCTTTAGGCATTGGTCTCTAAAATTAAGGTTAACGATTTATCCAAGTATCATCCGCTTGATCTGCTTTTCCTTTGTTCCGTCAAGTATGGTTGACTGGTGCAGGCGGCGTGTACGTTTTCTGTTTTTTTTCTCAAGGTTGTGTGAACCGTTCATTCGTTCACGCTTGATTTTTCCGGATGCAGTAGCTTTGAATCGCTTGCATGCTCCGCGGTGTGATTTCATTTTAGGCATGATCGTCTCATTTGTTTTTATAAAAAAAGAGTCTATTCCGGCGTCTCTTTCTGTTCGGGTGCCGGTACAGGTAAGGGTGCCGGTGCAGGTGCCGGACCGCTTGTTTTTGCTTTTATTCTTTCGAAGGCATCAATTTTTTTCTTATCGGGCTCGAAGTAGACAAATAGCTTTTTCCCTTCGAATTTAGGGTCGCCATCCCGATTGCTGACACAGCTGAGCCGTTCTGTCAGGCGTTCAGCAAGTTCAAGACCTTTATCCTTATAGATAATCGAACGTCCGAGAAAGACGATCGTTGCCCGTACCCGGTTGCCTTTACGCAGAAACTCCTCGAGGTGGGCTGTCTTGAAATCGAAGTCGTGCTTGTCGGTATTGGGATGAAAGCGCAGCTCCTTGAGCGTTGTGGTTTTCTGTTTTTTCTTGAGGTCTTTATCCCTCTTGTCCATTTTAAAGAGAAGCTTGCCCAGATTGTCCAGTTTACATACCGGGGGTTCCGCATTGGGCTGCACTTCGATAAGGTCGAGATTCCGATCTTCAGCCATACGTCTCGCCTCGATGGTTTTCATGACCTGTTGGGTGCCATCCTGAAAGACAATACGCACTTCCGGAACACGGATCTGTTCGTTGACCCGGTAGGTGAGTTTCGGCTTCTGAGTCGTCGTCTTCTGTTTCTTCATGAGATCAGCATTGGTTTAAAAAATCAGGTTCTCTCCGATATTTCCTTTTTAAGTATGTCGATAAGTCCGGGAACCGTAAAGCTGCCCATGTCGCCGGAACGGTGACGGCGAAGCGAAATCTCTCCGCTATCGCGTTCCTTCTGTCCGACAATAATCATACATGGAATTTTTCCGATTTCGGCTTCGCGAATCTTTCTGCCGATTTTTTCATTTCTGGTATCGATTTCAACGCGAATTCCTGCGGCAAGCAACGCTGTGTGAATGGTTTTTGCATAGTCGTGCACCTCTTCTGCGATGGGGAGAACCACGGCCTGAACAGGAGCCAGCCAGAGCGGGAAATTGCCTGCGGTATGCTCGATCAACACTCCGATAAAGCGTTCCATCGAACCGAACGGAGCACGGTGAATGACAACCGGCCGGTGTTTTTGACCATCGCTGCCGATATAGCTCAGGTCGAACCGTTCCGGCATGACATAGTCAACCTGGACGGTTCCAAGCTGCCATTTGCGCCCGAGAGCGTCACGTACGATAAAGTCAATTTTCGGGCCGTAGAAACTTGCTTCTCCGACGCCGATAAAATAGTCTATGCCCATACGGTCTGCAGCTTCGCGTACATCTTTCTCGGCCTGTTCCCAGATTTCGGCGGTGCCTCCGTATTTTTGCTGGTTGGCCGGGTCGTGCATTGAAAGACGTGTCTGTACTTCGGAGAATCCAAGGGTACCGAAGACAAACTGCGTCAGGTCGATGGCATTGCAGATTTCATCGACAAGCTGTTCGGGAGTGCAGTATATATGTGAATCGTCCTGCGTGAAACCTCTTGCCCGAACAAGGCCGTTCAGTTCCCCCGATTGTTCGTGACGGTAAACCGTTCCGAACTCCGTGAGGCGGATCGGCAGATCGCGGTAGCTGCGCAGCTTCGAGCTGTAGATAAGATGATGGTGCGGACAGTTCATCGGCTTGAGCAGATACTGCTCCTGCTTTCCATCCTCGTCATGATAGGTCAGAGGAGGGAACTGCGAATCGCTGTAATATGGATAGTGACCGGATCGTTTATACAGTTCGATATTGCCGATATGCGGCGTGTAAACCGGAAGGTAGCCGCGTTTCCGCTGTTCTTCCTTGAGGAATGTTTCAAGCTCACTGCGGATGACAGCGCCTTTCGGCAGCCAGACCGGCAGTCCGCTCCCGATTTCCGGCGAAAGCATGAACAGTTCGAGTTCCGTACCGAGTTTGCGGTGATCCCTCCGTTTTGCCTCTTCCTGACGTGCGATATGTTCCTTGAGGAGCTTATCCGAGGGAAAGGCAATACCGTAGATTCGCTGCATGTTCTCCCTCGACGAATCACCGCGCCAGTAGGACGAGGAGATATTCGAGAGGAGTACCGCTTTGAGTCTGGATGTCGAAGGCAGATGCGGACCTGTACAGAGGTCGGCGAAATCGCCCTGATGGTAGAGTGATACGGTATCGACATGCTTCAGGGTATCTTCGAGGATTTCGACCTTGTATGGATCGTTACGCACGCTGGTGAAATATGCGATGGCATCGACGCGTTTCATCTCTTCGCGCTGAAGCATGATATTTCGTTTGGCGATTTCAAGCATTTTCTGCTCGATTGCCCGGAGGTCTTCCTCGCGGAAACGGTGCTCCGAAGCCACGTCGTAATAAAAACCCTGTTCCGTCGCCGGGCCTGCTCCGAAGCGGCTGCCAGGGAAGATCTCTTCTATTGCCTGTGCCATGATATGGCTTGCGGTGTGCCAGAAAATATCTCTTCCGAGTTGCGAGTCGAAAGTGACGATTTCTATATTTGCATCGCAGAGAACCGGTGCGTGGAGATCCGTCGGTTTGCCGTTGATTGTAACGGCAAGAGCATCGTCGGCAAGCCGTTTGCCGATAGAGAGTGCAATATCAAAACCGGTACTTCCGGAGGGAACGTTTTTTACCGTCCCGTCAGGCAGGGTTATGGCTATTGAAGCCTGCTGTTCCTGTATGTCGGACATGCTGTTGTTGTCGTTTCGTCATGCTGCGCCGCCGGATTGCTTTCCGAAGCAACGCGATATCTCTCCGAAAGGAGAGACGATTGATATTCTGTTCAGCCTCTTTTTGTCAGTACTACACGGACGGGGGGGCTGACCGGTTTTTTTCGGTAATCCCCGTTTCCGTTATGTGGATCTTAACTATACAAATAAAATTCGAAAAAAACAAAATCAGCTCATTTTCCTGAGCAGCTCGACGGTTACGCTTTTTTCCCCTGTTTTTCGGGCAAGGTTCTCTGCTTTCTTTTTCAGTTCGCGTCCGAAGGATATCTGGCTGATGAAAGGGGCTTTTTTAACCATTTCATTGAGCAGCGATTCTGCTTCGCTGCTCCAGTCCATCTTGATCGAGGGTTCTTCGGTCTCTCCGGTGCGCTTCTGTATGGGAAGGAAATTAAAGAGCATATCGTAGAGCGAATTGACGATTTCCTGCAGGAGCCAGACTGCACCGCTGTGGCCCATGAATGGCGTCCCGAGGGCTCTGCGTACAATCGGACCGGGAAATCCTGCCGGAATGAAGCGGGTTTTCGCCTCGAGTTCGGCGAGATAGATTTTATCTGCCATGCGCCCGAAAAGGAATTGTGGCTGTTTTGCCATGATCTCGTCGCGCAGGAGCGTGTTGTCGGTTTCCGTGGTGTCGTGGCTGAAGAGACACTGCATTCCCATCTCTTTGGAAAGAAAGGTTTCGAGTCCGAGCGCATAACTTTTTCCGGCGGTTACACCGAAACGGACAGTCGGAAACCACTCCGCCTGCGGTCCTCTCCAGAGATCCCATACCGGTTTCAGGATAGAGCGTTTCTCCTCCTGCAGAAATATCGCTGCGGGATCCTCATTGCCGGTCAGGCGGCCGATTTCAAGAATGAAGCGACGGGTTTCCTCAATGCCGAACGGAGCGTAAAGCACCGGACGTCCCAGTACGGTGGCAAGGTCGCTGCCGAATTCACGGTACATCACCACAATGACTTCCGAGTTTTTCAGGTCGGAGATGTCTCTCAGGTCGCTTTCAAACGGATAGATATGGCGAATTCTGGCTCCCGTACCGGAAATGAGGCGCTTGACTTCGGCAAGGTCGGATGGGCTGTTGAAACATCCGTAGGTGGGGCCGATGATGCTTACGGTTCCTTTTTCGATTACGGCAGGTTTTTTGTCGTCGAACTGATCGAACAGCCACCGCAACGCCCTGTCGCGTCCCTGCCATTCATTCTGCCCAAGAGAGTCGGAAGGAAAAAATCTTACGCCGGGGAACTGCATTTTCAGCATTCGCTCATGATCGCTGCCGATCATCTCACTTTCGGCGCTCGATACCAGAATAAGCTGTTTATCACTATCTGCAAGTTTGGCAAGGGTGTCGCGGACGGTTTCTGCGCTTCCCGAGGATGAGATTTCTTTCTCGGTCAGGCTGGTAGGGGTGAAGTTTTCGAGGTAGGGGATTGCATCGGTATAGTCCATTACGGCAACCCCGACAAGATTGTAGCACCCGACCGGAGCATCGGCTACGACATGAACGTCTCTGAGTGCGCAGAACGTATTGACAGCGGCCCAGTAGGCGCTTGCTGCGGATTCGTCACGAACGGTTTTTCCCATAATCGATCTTGAAATAATTCATGGTTACACGTTAACAGAAGGTTCAGGGAGTAATGCCATGGAGCGATACGGGCAGATGTCCCACGGGTTTGAGTTCACCTCTGAGCAGCTGTAAGGCATAATCTTCACTCTCCCTGTTTGATGAGTAGGTGCAAACGGCGGTTTTGATTTCAGGAAAGGCGCTTATCAGATACGGCGTACCGAAAGAAATGAATATAAGCGGTTTATGTTCCGGAATCGATTGCGCAAGCGAATGGATAAACTGCTGCTGCTGACCGGTAAGTCTGAGCGTTCCCGATCCGGAAAAAACCTGCACATAGGAGGAAATGATCACGGCATCTGCCGTTCCTGCGGCGGCAAGTGTCGAGGCATAGGTTTGGGGATCTGTTTTTGGATCGATTCGTACCGTTGTTGATGGAAACGAGCGGTTCAGTTTTTCCGCATATTCCCGCCCTGGTTCCGGATTGCTCTTGTCCTGAAGGATGATATTGAGCACTCTGCCGTTTTTCAGAGGCAGATGGCGAGGCTCCTGTCTCACTACCGTCAGCGATCGGGAAGATATCTCGGCGGCAAGCTTGCGGTGGGAGTTGGTGCTTATCTGGCTTTGTACCCGGTTGAGATCGACAAGTTTTTTTTCTTCGAGCTGGAGCCACTTTTTAACCTGAAGAATTCGCTTGACCGATGCGTCAATCTGATTCATCGGGATCGCGCCTTCCTGCACAGCCCGGATTATTGCGGCATGTGCAAGTTCAGGCGCCGGAGAAAAGAGCAGAAGGTCGTTGCCTGCCTGAACTGCTTTAACGGACATTTCCGGCACGTTATTGCCGTTATAAAGCGCTTTCATGTTCATGGCGTCAGTGATGATGAGTCCCTGAAACCCCAGTTCGTTTCTGAGCAGTCCGGTGACGATTGCTTTTGAAACCGAAGCCGGTTCCATGGAGCCTGTCAGTCTGGGAACTGCAAGGTGACCGGTCATGATGCTGATGATCCCCTGGTCGATTGCGGCTTTGAATGGTCTGAGCTCATAGGCAAAGAGGCGCTGCCTGTCTGCATTGAGTACCGGCAGGGCGAGATGGCTGTCAACGGTGACATCGCCGTGTCCCGGAAAGTGTTTTGCTGTTGCAATGACGTTATTGGTCTGAAATCCTTCGATCATGGCATTGCTCATGGTTATGGCAAGCGGTACATTGTCGCCGAATGAGCGGGTATTGATGACGGGGTTGGCCGGATTGATGTTCAGGTCAACGTTTGGAGAATAACTTTGGTGAATACCGATCGTTCGGGCTTCACCCGCAATGGCTTTTGCCATTGCAAAGGCAAGTTCGGGGTCCCCCGTTGCTGCCAGCGCCATGTTCGGAGGGAATTCCGTAGCCCCGGAAAGGCGCATGGCAAGTCCTCTCTCCATGTCGGCACTCATTAAAAGAGGGCGTGAGGCAAGCGACTGAAAGTTATTGGCCATCATAGCGGCATTGAATGCGTCGCCTTTCATGAACATGATTCCGCCAACCTTGCCCTGCTGTACCAAACGCTGGAGCTGCAGGTAATTCGGGTCTCCGCCGCTGTTGTTCCGGCTTTCTATCTGTGCGATGATCATCTGGCCGATTTTTTCGTCCAGTGTCATCCGTTGCAGTTCTTTTTCTACGTCTGAATCCTTACGACTGAAGATATATTGTGCCTGCCATTTTTTCTGTGATGGCTTTGATTTTGCAGTAGCCGGATCGGAAATTGCGATCAGCAGCGCAGCAAAGCCGACCAGTGCTATCGTTATGAGAGAGATTTTTTTCATGAACATGAACTTGCCGGTTTACAGTACGCAACCGTTGTTGGTAAGGAGCTTTGTGAAAGAATACAAAAAAAAGCGGTGAATCGGTACTGGCTGATTTTTGGAAGTTTTTCGAATATTTCTGTTCTCATCGTTGGCGATGCGGTTTTT comes from Chlorobium limicola DSM 245 and encodes:
- a CDS encoding exodeoxyribonuclease III, which translates into the protein MKIASWNINGIRARNASLEAWILRNQPDILLLQEVKAHEEDIPPAISDLDAYRKFWNGSTVRKGYSGTGILLRDSCKVDDVVWEVPDFDIENRTGVLHTTHFTLIGTYVPRGESDEHYRIKLDYLESLRRYICSLLDSGRQVILAGDMNIAHRDIDVHRSQNKPGAVGLRPEERAAIDAQIASGLQDIMRSMHPDAADLFTWWPYWKPARERNLGWRIDCFYLSSELAAKVTVASVDLEEKSSDHAPVILELSLQDTH
- the rpsF gene encoding 30S ribosomal protein S6, with the translated sequence MEKTKLYECTVIIDGGLQDEAIAAAMEMVQKVITEKGGSISSVLEVGRRKTAYPINKKTIGYYAHIEFTAAAPVIGAIEKVLRYEEDLLRYLIIHLTSALLEMRKRVEKYSVVIGSPEDTAAAESDDSGKDAK
- a CDS encoding single-stranded DNA-binding protein; its protein translation is MAELKMPEINSVIIAGNLTKDPVFRQTNSGGTPVVNFSIACNRRFRDSNHQWQEDVCYVGIVAWNKLAESCRDNLKKSSAVLVDGELQSRTWKAQDGSSRTVVEIKARRIQFLNKRKKNGEEDIEGFIEDDCQEIHHEDISDDDPGHIYEYKYLSSD
- the rpsR gene encoding 30S ribosomal protein S18; the encoded protein is MRQKPTHVQGNKSLGNALASKKKVSKNQVVFFDYRDERKLKRFINDQGKIIPRRITGLSAKDQNLLTHSVKWARFLAVIPYVADEYK
- the rplI gene encoding 50S ribosomal protein L9 gives rise to the protein MKIILRKDVAALGDAGDVVAVKNGYANNYLIPQGMAIRATEGTLKALETEKKQQAKKIEQQRKNARDLAQKIEQMTLKVYAKAGESGKLFGTVTSADIAEALSAQGVEIDRRKITLEAPVKLLGKYEADAKLFMDVTVKVNFEVEAESSAS
- a CDS encoding DUF6858 family protein, producing the protein MIQTLLQEKYPIYTLELDKAETSCKTVDDILARYKERIDANPMIRYIGVFDHYAHTSSLAEGVIAPGIRDAKNILFCFGKELPHPGVLAVRPRSIGVVELENSFVITFLEAPNPAANEAMESWTKQLKDIKDI
- the pheS gene encoding phenylalanine--tRNA ligase subunit alpha encodes the protein MEEAIRSLQQEISDFGIQSNKDLEAFRLKYTVRKGLIADLFGQLKTVAPDERPRIGQLLNTLKKNADEKQTAAEAVFSAQAARKAPALDLTLPGRRHYTGSEHPVQKVLGDMKQIFHAMGFSIATGPELELDRYNFDLLNFPPDHPARDMQDTFFITRGNPSGDVLLRTHTSPVQVRVMLDNPPPIRVICPGKVYRNEAISSRSYCVFHQLEGLYIDKNVSFADLKATIFSFARQMFGKDVKLRFRPSFFPFTEPSAEVDVTCYLCGGKGCRVCKKSGWLEIMGCGMVHPNVMRDCGIDPEVWSGYAFGMGVDRTVLLRYKIDDIRLLFENDIRMLRQFPA
- the rplT gene encoding 50S ribosomal protein L20 — protein: MPKANNAVASRARRKRILKKAKGFWGSRGNILTVVKHAVDKAEQYAYRDRRAKKRTFRSLWIMRINAAARLNGTTYSRLVDAMSKKSVEIDRKVLAEIAVKDPAAFTQIVKSVID
- the rpmI gene encoding 50S ribosomal protein L35, which produces MPKMKSHRGACKRFKATASGKIKRERMNGSHNLEKKNRKRTRRLHQSTILDGTKEKQIKRMILG
- the infC gene encoding translation initiation factor IF-3 — its product is MKKQKTTTQKPKLTYRVNEQIRVPEVRIVFQDGTQQVMKTIEARRMAEDRNLDLIEVQPNAEPPVCKLDNLGKLLFKMDKRDKDLKKKQKTTTLKELRFHPNTDKHDFDFKTAHLEEFLRKGNRVRATIVFLGRSIIYKDKGLELAERLTERLSCVSNRDGDPKFEGKKLFVYFEPDKKKIDAFERIKAKTSGPAPAPAPLPVPAPEQKETPE
- the thrS gene encoding threonine--tRNA ligase produces the protein MSDIQEQQASIAITLPDGTVKNVPSGSTGFDIALSIGKRLADDALAVTINGKPTDLHAPVLCDANIEIVTFDSQLGRDIFWHTASHIMAQAIEEIFPGSRFGAGPATEQGFYYDVASEHRFREEDLRAIEQKMLEIAKRNIMLQREEMKRVDAIAYFTSVRNDPYKVEILEDTLKHVDTVSLYHQGDFADLCTGPHLPSTSRLKAVLLSNISSSYWRGDSSRENMQRIYGIAFPSDKLLKEHIARQEEAKRRDHRKLGTELELFMLSPEIGSGLPVWLPKGAVIRSELETFLKEEQRKRGYLPVYTPHIGNIELYKRSGHYPYYSDSQFPPLTYHDEDGKQEQYLLKPMNCPHHHLIYSSKLRSYRDLPIRLTEFGTVYRHEQSGELNGLVRARGFTQDDSHIYCTPEQLVDEICNAIDLTQFVFGTLGFSEVQTRLSMHDPANQQKYGGTAEIWEQAEKDVREAADRMGIDYFIGVGEASFYGPKIDFIVRDALGRKWQLGTVQVDYVMPERFDLSYIGSDGQKHRPVVIHRAPFGSMERFIGVLIEHTAGNFPLWLAPVQAVVLPIAEEVHDYAKTIHTALLAAGIRVEIDTRNEKIGRKIREAEIGKIPCMIIVGQKERDSGEISLRRHRSGDMGSFTVPGLIDILKKEISERT
- the bchZ gene encoding chlorophyllide a reductase subunit Z, with the translated sequence MGKTVRDESAASAYWAAVNTFCALRDVHVVADAPVGCYNLVGVAVMDYTDAIPYLENFTPTSLTEKEISSSGSAETVRDTLAKLADSDKQLILVSSAESEMIGSDHERMLKMQFPGVRFFPSDSLGQNEWQGRDRALRWLFDQFDDKKPAVIEKGTVSIIGPTYGCFNSPSDLAEVKRLISGTGARIRHIYPFESDLRDISDLKNSEVIVVMYREFGSDLATVLGRPVLYAPFGIEETRRFILEIGRLTGNEDPAAIFLQEEKRSILKPVWDLWRGPQAEWFPTVRFGVTAGKSYALGLETFLSKEMGMQCLFSHDTTETDNTLLRDEIMAKQPQFLFGRMADKIYLAELEAKTRFIPAGFPGPIVRRALGTPFMGHSGAVWLLQEIVNSLYDMLFNFLPIQKRTGETEEPSIKMDWSSEAESLLNEMVKKAPFISQISFGRELKKKAENLARKTGEKSVTVELLRKMS
- a CDS encoding glycoside hydrolase family 3 protein — encoded protein: MFMKKISLITIALVGFAALLIAISDPATAKSKPSQKKWQAQYIFSRKDSDVEKELQRMTLDEKIGQMIIAQIESRNNSGGDPNYLQLQRLVQQGKVGGIMFMKGDAFNAAMMANNFQSLASRPLLMSADMERGLAMRLSGATEFPPNMALAATGDPELAFAMAKAIAGEARTIGIHQSYSPNVDLNINPANPVINTRSFGDNVPLAITMSNAMIEGFQTNNVIATAKHFPGHGDVTVDSHLALPVLNADRQRLFAYELRPFKAAIDQGIISIMTGHLAVPRLTGSMEPASVSKAIVTGLLRNELGFQGLIITDAMNMKALYNGNNVPEMSVKAVQAGNDLLLFSPAPELAHAAIIRAVQEGAIPMNQIDASVKRILQVKKWLQLEEKKLVDLNRVQSQISTNSHRKLAAEISSRSLTVVRQEPRHLPLKNGRVLNIILQDKSNPEPGREYAEKLNRSFPSTTVRIDPKTDPQTYASTLAAAGTADAVIISSYVQVFSGSGTLRLTGQQQQFIHSLAQSIPEHKPLIFISFGTPYLISAFPEIKTAVCTYSSNRESEDYALQLLRGELKPVGHLPVSLHGITP